GAGCTTTCGCCCGATCTGATCATCACCGACATCATGATGCCGGTGATGGACGGCATCAAGTTTTTCAACAGCCTGCGGCAGGACCCGAAAATGGCCGCCATTCCCGTCATCGCGATTACCTCGTTTGTAAAGAAAACAAACGTCAAAAGTCTTGTGTCCATGGGGTTCAGCGCGGTGCTGACGAAGCCCTTCAAAAGGGACGTCATCATCGGCGCCGTGGAAAAGACGCTTAAAAGACAATGACTGGGTTCAGATGAAACACGGCAAACGGAACATAGCACTGGCGATCGGCCTGCTCGCCGCAGGAACGGTGCTCCATTTTATCGGAGGCGCCGCCGCGCGGTTCGGCGAACCGGTGGCGCTGGCGGCGGCGCTGGCGGCGCTCTTGTTCCCGGGACCGCGCCGGCGCCCCAGGCCGTCGGCCATTGACATAGAGGAATCAGGCGGGTCTGCGATGGCCCGCGAGATCGAGCACGAAGTGACGAGGGAGACCACCCGCGTCAACGTGCGCGTTCTCGGCGCGCAATACCGCAAGGAGCAATGGGCCGCCATCGAAAAGGTGGTCGACTCCATGCTCGACACCTTTCTTCATCTCATGCGCCGCAGGCTCGACGCCCATACCATCGCGGTATTATTCCCTACCAACGACGGGGGATACAAGATCCGCAAATACGATTCACAAAGCGACTGCATCAACGCGGAAGCCGTGATCTATCCCGGCAAGGGCGTACTGGGCAGTTTTCTCAAGGACGGCCTCAAACAGCTCAACCTGCACGACATCGTGAGCGACAGCGTGACGCTCCACTATTATACCCGCGACGCTGGGATCCGCTCGCTCATGGCGAGCCCCATCGCGGCCGACGACGGCGTGGAGCGCGGCACCGTGATCGTCGACAGCACCAAGCAGAAACACTTCTCCGATGAAGACCATGCCTACCTGAGCACCGTGGCGCGCCTCATCGGCATGGCGGTGTATTACGCGTACGTCTTCACCGACCACAGACTCGAGCATCAGCGAATCGCCGCGATGAGCACCATCGAAAACGACTTTTTCCAGTACAAAAGCATCGACGCCATCCTCGACAAAATCATCGAGATCATTCCGTTCGCCATCACCTGCGACCGCATCACCCTGAGCCTGCTCAACCACGACAGGGAGACGGCCACGGTGTACCGTGCCTGGGGCGCGGGAGCAGAGGAGTTCAAGGGAATCACGTTTTCGCTGTCGGATAAATCGCTGGCCGGCCTCCAGTATGCCAAGAACATGGCCTTTGCGCGCAATTTCGCAGATGACCGCGTGGAAATCCGATACGCCGAGGGCGAGCCACAGTCCGGCGATTTGCAGTCGTTCCTGGCGTACCCCATCGGGGTGGGCGAATGTATGGGCGGCGTTTTGCTCGAGTCGGCGAAAAAAGACGCCTTCACCGAGGCCAACCGCGACCTGCTCGGCCGCATCGCAACATCGGCGGGGCTCGCCATTGTCAAGCTGCGGCTGTACGAGCAGGCGCAGAACCTCGCCACGCACGACGGACTCACCGGGCTCATCAACCATCGCGAGTTCCAGTCGGCGCTCAAGGCCGAGATCACGCGCGCCATTAGGTATAACGATCCGCTGTCGCTTGTTTTATGCGACATAGACTTTTTCAAGAAGATCAACGACACGCACGGCCACCCCTTCGGCGACCTCGTTCTCAAGGAGATCGCCAGCAAGCTGCAGTCGAACATCCGGGACGGCGTCGACGTCGCTGCGCGGTACGGGGGCGAAGAATTCGCGCTGGTGCTGGTGAAGACCGACGGCAAGGCCGCCAAGGAGACCGCCGAGCGCATCCGCCAGAACATCGCCGACGCGCCGTTCAAGGGCACGCATGGCGAAAAACTGCGGGTTACCATGAGCTTCGGCATCGCGGAGTACCGCGAGCACGCCAAGCAGCTCGACCAGCTCATTACAAAGGCGGACAAGGCGCTGTACCGTGCCAAGGAAAACGGCAGAAACCGGGTGGAGATATTTTAATTTTTCCTTGAAAAATCTTCTCCGATACGCTAAAATATCCTGGGTCATATTTTTACACACCCCGGCACAAAAATGTTGTATTTTGGAGTGCACCCAATTTATTTACATTGGTTTTTCGCTGCGCCCGTAACCGTACCATGCAAGGCCGTAACCGGTAGGAGCCTTCGTTTTTTTTCCAAAAGCATCCTGTGAAGGCATAGTCTGTCCCTATGGAAAAAAACCAATTTCTCACTGAAGAAAACTCGCTGGCCCTTTACCTCAAAGAAATCGGCAAAAACAAGACCCTTCCGGTTGAAGAAGAGGCGCAGACCGCGGTACGCATCCGCAAGGGCGACCGCAAGGCGCTCGAAAAGCTCGTGAAGGCCAACCTCCGCTTCGTAGTGTCGGTCGCGCGCAACTACCAGAACCAGGGGCTCCCCCTTTCCGACCTCATCAACGAGGGCAACCTGGGCCTCATCCGCGCCGCCAAACGCTTCGACGAAAAAAAGAATTTCAAATTCATCTCCTACGCCGTATGGTGGATACGCCAGGCCATTTTGCAGGCGCTCGCAGAACAGTCACGCATCATCAAGCTGCCGCTCAACCGCGTGGGCACCATCCATAAGATCGGCAAGGCGCAGAGCAGGCTCGAGCAGAAATACCGGCGCATCCCCAACGTGGAGGAGATCGCCCGCGAGCTCAAGCTTGACGAAGAAGAAGTTCAGGAGACCATCAAGATCGGCAACTCGCACATGTCGCTCGACGCGCCGCTCCAGCAAGGCGAAGACAGCAAGCTTTTGGACCTTCTCCAGGACGAAGACCAGGAGCTGCCCGACGACGGCGTCATGGAAATATCGCTCCAGGAGGAGATCAACCAGACCCTCGACACCCTCACCTGCCGTGAAAAAGAGGTGATCAAACTCTACTTCGGCATCGGCGAGGAGACCGCCCACACGCTCGAGGAGATCGGCCAGCGCTTCAACCTCACCCGCGAGCGCGCCCGGCAGATCAAGGAAAAGGCGCTGCGCAGGCTCAAGCATTCGTCAAGGAGCCAGCGGCTGAAGGTGTACCGAGCTTAACAATTTCCTTTTAGAAATCTGGCGTTACCCCGTTTGCAGGGGCGAATAATATTTCGCCCCTGCAAACGGGGTCTGTTCTCCTTCCGGTCACCCCTTCGGGTGCTTCTCCCTCGTCAGGGATTTCCAAGGGTCACAAGGGTCGTCGGGCTTCGCCTCGGGCTGCCACGGCCCCTATATGCCTTCGGCGAGGGCCGGGCAACACCACCGCGCTCCAGCGCGGCCTCCAGTCGCCCCTAACGCTCGATTATCGGTATATATCCGTATTTGTCAATGTCGTTTTCGGATTTCATCGCAGTCCTTTTTCTGTTGCAATCAGCATGTATTGATTTTTTGGTTGAAAAATTTTGGCATTATCGTCACGATGTTTATATATTACAATTATCTTACCTTTAACGTTACAGGAACGGGCATGAACCGCCGTCGTTCCTTGCCAGCCTGTCATAAAAAAAAATCAGATTGGATAAGGCTTTTCTGACAGTGCCATGAAAACCATTTCGGTTTTGAATTACAAGGGCGGCGTGGGCAAGACCACCCTTACCGCATGCGCCGGACAGGCCCTCGCGCTTACGGGCTTCCGCGTCCTTGTTATCGACAATGACCCGCAGCACAACCTGTCGTTTCTGCTGGGTGCGGACGGAAAGCGGCCCACCATCCGGGACGTTTACCATGGTTCGATAGGAATCGCCGCGCAGCAACTCCTGAAATCAATTATAAAAACCTCTCTTACAAATCTCAGCGTCGTGCCGTCGTGCAGCGAATTGTGCGCCAGTGATATCAAGGATCCTTTCCTGCTTAAGAAATGTTTTGTCTATTCCGCCCTCGATCATTTGTTCGACTTTATCCTGATTGACAATAGTCCCGGCATGGACCTGCTTCAGGAATCGTCGATTCATGCATCCAACGAAATATTCGTGCCCACCGAACTTTCACCGTTCGCGATCAACGGGATTTGCGAAATGAGAGACATGCTGACCCGAAGGTTCCCGGACGGGTGCTCGATTTCAAAGATCATACCGAATTTTTACCGGAACACCAAGTCGCATGATGCGGCTATTTTTGATCTTGAGGAATATTTCCCGGGAAAAATAACCCAAACCGCCATTCCCTTCGACAGCGTGTTCGACGCTCTTGTAAAGGAGCGGAAAATCCTTTATCTGCACCGCCTCAGCTCAAAGGCGGCCGCCTATTGCATAAAGCTCATTCACGAACTTTTTAATCTCGAAGAGGAAGCAACCTGGCAGATGGTCATGGAAAAAAGAAAAGAGAACATAAGCGCGGAAGCACGAACCCGTTTTCTTGCGCATCCGTTAACCAAAAAAAAGTCATCGCCGCAAATTGCACCGAAAGAACCTGCAGCTCCCCCGCCGTTACTTTCCGGCCCAATCGATGGTCAGCCCCTTTGACCATCCCAGCACCGGGTGATCGGCGAACGCGGCGTTCACCGCCGTGCCGCGCCAAGCAACCGTGACCCCGAAGCTGATCATCACCGGATTCGTGGTAAACGCCGCGGCGAGCGCCGCCCTGTTGAACACCCAGTACTCTTCGGCCAGCGACAGACGGAACCGCCACTGGCCGTCGTCCTCCGCCTCGCAGAGAATACCCTGGCTGCCCAACGCGTTGGCCGTCGTGTGCACGCCTGCGCGGACGGTAAAAGGCGCGGTGTATCCTTCAGTGGCCGCGTTTTTTAGGGGAATGTGGAGACACGACAGGGAGATCGCGGCGATCCTGAACGGAATTAATGCCGAGGCTCCCGCGTCGAGGCGCGTCTGGGCAGGTTCATCGCCGGTGTAGAGGCCGGCCCGGTATCCCGAAATCTCTACTGAAGGATTGACAAAAGGTATTTTGGTTGTTCCAAGCGACAGCGTGCCCTGCTGTTCAAAATAGATGCGCAGCGCATCGAAATGGGCGAACGAAAGTTTGGCGGTAAATCCCTTTACCGAGCAGAACCCGCCCAGCCCCACCTGGACCATGTGGGACGACTCCAGGTTGTCCATTGGGTCAAAGTAATCAATGCCGGCGACCGTGACGCCGTAACGAAAGGTGTCCGCGTAAAAACATGCGGGAGTAAACGGCTCGCGGCCCGAAATCCCCTTTTGTTGGATAATGGCGCCGAAGGTGGCCATGGAATACCCGAGGGGGACTGGCTCCCTGCTGGCAGGAAAAACAAACCCGGCAATCAAGAGAATTAAAATGGCGATGCCTTGTGGCCGGCGCGGGGTCATCTCCAGAGGATTCCCTTCTTCCGAATCATGTGTTTGTTCCCATTTTCGGATATTTCCGCCACCACGAAAAACGGGCCTGCAGGAGCGGGCCTGCCGCCGGCCGCAATGCCGTTCCAGAGAAACTGCCGCGAAGGAGGCGTGGGCAGATCCAGATATTTTCTTCCGTCAAATCCGTAAATTGAAACAACGGCCGTTGCCGCGGCCGGCAGGCTGAGCTGAATTGACAGAAAATCATCTTTGCCGTCGTTGTTGGGGGTGAACGGAATGGGCCCGATATCGAGCTGGGCTCCGCTTGCACGCCACATTGCGTCACTGTTCGGCTGGCCCGGTGATGCCTTTGACGCAACGACCCATGCCTCAGGCAGCAGCCCGCTCACGGTGAGCGACACGCGCGCCAGCGACTGGTCGGTCCATGAATCAAACCAGTGCGAGTCCCACCCCGCGCTTTCGCAAAGCACGCCTGAACTGTCCCATACATACAGCGTATCATGATAATTGTCAAGCGCGCGCCACCGAACCGGCTGGATGACAGAAACGGTCGCCGGATATTTTGCCGAAAACAGCGTCATGTCCTTGGTAAGTACCACAAACCCGTTGGCGGGCACGAAAAAATCCGTTGCCGTGATGAGGCAGGAGTCATCCAAATGACCGTATTTCCAGTTTTTAATGTTGATTGACACACCGGAAGTGTTGGCAAGCTCAAGCCATTCGGGGCAATCCGTCTGCGCCCTGGGGAATATTTCATTTATTTTGATTGCCGTCCCGGGTGATTGCGGCCACGCCGCACAAATATACCACCACGCCACTGCGGCAACAGCAAACGCCAATTTTTGTTTCGGAACCCGTGCGCGATACATAATTTATGAAAATAGATAATAGAACAAAGGAGAACTAAAATGAATCTCACCGACGTCATCAAGACCGCGATGGACCAGATTCAGTATATTGCCAAAACGGAAACCGTGATCGGCGAGCCGATTCAATCGGGGAACGTCACCCTGATACCGGTGTCAAAAATTTCAGTGGGATTCGCCGCGGGCGGCGCGGGAAATGAGAGCAAGGCCGGCTCAGGCGCAGGCACCGGCGGCGGCATCAACATCACGCCGGTCGCGTTCATCACCATTGTGGATGACAAGGTGCAGGTACACCCGGTTTCAAAATCCGACCCGGGATTGGGGAAAATTCTCGCTTTAGCGCCCGACCTCATTAAAAAAGTGGCTGCGTTCATGAACATGAATAAGAATGAGGCAAAGGATAAGAAAGAGGATAAAAAGCATTAAAAATCATTTTGACTGCTGATTGTAGCTTTTCATTTTCCCAATTCTTTCCATATCCTTTGTATCCATCCCGCGCCTCCCTTTATACTGTTTTCATGTATTTTTCATCCCTATGAATACAGGTACATATCCAAAAGACGACCCAAAATACCTCTGGGTCATTCCTTCGGACGAAAACGACGGCCAAGGAACCTTTGACCGGCCTTTCGGCAGGATCGCGGCAGCGTTAGCCAAGGTAAAGCCGGGCCAAGTGATCGTGCTCAAGGCCGGAACCTACCCCGGCGATGTGACGGTTGAAAGGTCCGGGATTTTCGACAAACCCATTTACCTTGTTGCAGACAAAAGCGCAGCGGTCGTTGTTGCGGCGGCATGCTGGTATTTCTACGACGCTTGCGATTTCATCGTGTCCGGCATCACCTTTAAAGATTCTCCCCTGGGAAGTTTAGCGCTTACCGGAGCCTGCGAGCGCAACCGGTTTGAACACTTGTCGTTCATCGATTGCGGCAGCCGGCAAAAAGCGTCATGCACCATGTTCTTCGGCGGAGCAGGCGCTTCATGCAACATGGTTGAATTCTGTAATTTCGAAAGGTCTTTGCAGCTATCCGGCAATGCGGGAAAGAAACCTGATGACATTGTCGTCGGCCTCATGATTTCGGAAGGAGACAGCCGCGAGGGTCAGCCGATCACCAATCATGTCGTCCGCAGGAATAGATTCACCAACTATGATTACGGCGTCCTCATCGGCGCGGAAGACGCCACTGCTCGGCAGTATGGGCATATTATTTCGTTCAACACGATCGAGAACTGCGGCCGCGAGGGTATTATGGTTAAATGCGGTGACACCCAGGTGAAAGGCAATGTGCTAACGCGCTGCCTGTGTCACTCGATTTCCGTGGTCACGGGCGAAGGCAGCGTGGTCGAGGACAACCGGATTGTCGACTGCGGCATTGGTATCCGCGTTGCCGGGAAAGGTCATACCGTTGTGAACAACTGCATCGTGCGAAGCAGCAACGAGGCCATCTGCGTCATGGAGAAAAACGGAGCGGACGGCGTCGCGTCCCAAAACATTTTCATCGAACAGAACACCTGCGCTCTTTGGTCGCAAAAAGCGCAACCGTCGCTGCCGGCCATAAGCATAGCCTCCGGATCAAGCGCCATCATTAAAAAGAACTTGTTCTGGGGTGCGGGTGACCCGTACCGTTTTACAGGCGCAGGTAACAATAAGGAAAAGCATCTTATTTTCGACAATATTTCAACCTACGGCAGCACCGCGCCTGACGGCGTGACAGCCGGCCGATTTAAATTGGGTTCACAAGAGCAGGATAATTTTGACAATGATTCCGGTTACGGAGCAAGCGGCTGGATGTGCAGGCCCGAGCCATATGATCCAGACAAGGAAATTCTTAATGAGTCTTTGTGCGGACAATCAAACACACCTAATGAAATGGAATATCTTGAAAAAGATGATGAGCGCGGAAATGAAACAGGGATCAGCGGAGCTCTCCTGAAGTCCATGTTTTTCAGCGAAGACGAATCCAGGAGGAATTCATCTCTATAATTTCTTTTTACATCTTCTCATATTTTCTCTGATTTTTTCGTCAACGCGTCTCATTTTGAAACCATACTGCCTTTTTTCCTTCATTATTTATCCAATAATCTACAAATTAATTATTTTTTAGCAATTTCATTTGCTATTATATATATATTCAACGAACGTGCCGGATTTCTTACTCAATCACCGGATTATTGGATATAACCAATTTTATTTATATCCTTCCAATTTCAATAATAAATTTCAAATTTATTTTAAATTCATATCTTATTGTAATTCAATATGTTACAGTTACAAAGTTACCACGTTATTATCACTATTTGCTTGACGGATGAAATGTATCTATTTATTTTGAAAAGTCTATTATAATTATTGAAATCCACCTCGGCCAGGAGCGATGATTTTGAAAAAGTCAGCAAAACACAAGGCATCAAACCCAAAGTCTGCAAAACACCACTCTGTAAAACAAAAAAAAATAACTGGAAAATCAGAGTCTCAAAAAGCCGTCCGTCAAAAACCGGCTTTTATTGTGCCCGAGATAAAGCCTGCAAACCTGCCCCGGGAAATGAGGCCGTGGGCGATCTGGATCTGGAATTTCAACATCACTAGGGAAGAAATTGCCAGCCAAATAGCCTTCTTTATTGAAAAAGGTTTCGGCGGCGTGGCGATAAAAGCAAGCAGAGACATGACGCCTTCATTTCTTTCTGAAGAATTTTTCAGTTTATTTCTTTTTGCGTTGCAAACCGCTCAGAGGGCGAAAATCGGAATACGGCTTGCCGAGGACTTTTCTTTGCCTTGGAACGGCGCGTTCGACAACATCGCAGGAAAAAACCGGCACCTCAGGGCGCAATGCCTGGTGCTTGAGCATTCCGAGGTTATTCATAGTAAAACCGTTTTTGAGAGGATCATCGCCGACCCTCAAAACGCCATTGTCCAAATAGGGAAAATCGAAAACGACAGGGTCATCGTTTCCAAAACAAAAACAATTCCCGTGACCCAGGACAAAAACACGGTGTCTTGGAAGGCGCCCGCAGGGTCGTGGCAGGTGATGATATTCAGGAAAAAATATGTAGCAGACCCTGTCTGCGCCTATATACCCAATGCCTTCAGGGAGCAGACCGCACGATCCTACATCGAAACGGTATGGGAGTCCTTTAAAAAAAGGTTTTCAAAATTCATGCCTCTCACCTTCGAGGGCTTCATCACAGAGGTTCCCGCCTACCTTCCTGCTGACAATTCCATTCCCTGGGATGACGATCTGGTGGTGAAATACCGCTCAAAGTACAAAAAAAACCTTGTTCCGCTCCTTCCCAGCCTGTTTTTCAATTCTGAAGCTGCGCATATTAAAAACAGGCCGCACGTATACTCGTTTCTGGCCCAATCCCTGCATGAACGGTTTACGCTTATTCTTGACAAATGGTGCAAGAAATACAGGCTTTCTCACTGGGTGCTCTGCGCAGAGCGGCCGGTGCAGAAGGCAGCGAACATGCTGCGCGACTGCACCGCGATTCCCGTTCAAGGCTTCGCCTCCGTGGGGATACAGAACCAAGAGGGCTGCGAGGAAAACGCCGGCATCGTGCGGGCCATGGCGGACGCCAACGCCAAGGAATTCAGACGCGAGACCATAACCGTGATCGGCAGGAACCGTCAGGGTAACGCCGCCACGCTGCAGAGTCTCAAAAGCGAAATTGACCAGAATGTCCTGTCGGGCCCGTCGCGCATCGTTTTAGACGGAT
This genomic interval from Chitinivibrionales bacterium contains the following:
- a CDS encoding response regulator — encoded protein: MTVPAKPKVLLVDDSHDILDLLEVFLFGKYDCVTALNGFEGLKTARELSPDLIITDIMMPVMDGIKFFNSLRQDPKMAAIPVIAITSFVKKTNVKSLVSMGFSAVLTKPFKRDVIIGAVEKTLKRQ
- a CDS encoding diguanylate cyclase, with amino-acid sequence MKHGKRNIALAIGLLAAGTVLHFIGGAAARFGEPVALAAALAALLFPGPRRRPRPSAIDIEESGGSAMAREIEHEVTRETTRVNVRVLGAQYRKEQWAAIEKVVDSMLDTFLHLMRRRLDAHTIAVLFPTNDGGYKIRKYDSQSDCINAEAVIYPGKGVLGSFLKDGLKQLNLHDIVSDSVTLHYYTRDAGIRSLMASPIAADDGVERGTVIVDSTKQKHFSDEDHAYLSTVARLIGMAVYYAYVFTDHRLEHQRIAAMSTIENDFFQYKSIDAILDKIIEIIPFAITCDRITLSLLNHDRETATVYRAWGAGAEEFKGITFSLSDKSLAGLQYAKNMAFARNFADDRVEIRYAEGEPQSGDLQSFLAYPIGVGECMGGVLLESAKKDAFTEANRDLLGRIATSAGLAIVKLRLYEQAQNLATHDGLTGLINHREFQSALKAEITRAIRYNDPLSLVLCDIDFFKKINDTHGHPFGDLVLKEIASKLQSNIRDGVDVAARYGGEEFALVLVKTDGKAAKETAERIRQNIADAPFKGTHGEKLRVTMSFGIAEYREHAKQLDQLITKADKALYRAKENGRNRVEIF
- a CDS encoding sigma-70 family RNA polymerase sigma factor; its protein translation is MEKNQFLTEENSLALYLKEIGKNKTLPVEEEAQTAVRIRKGDRKALEKLVKANLRFVVSVARNYQNQGLPLSDLINEGNLGLIRAAKRFDEKKNFKFISYAVWWIRQAILQALAEQSRIIKLPLNRVGTIHKIGKAQSRLEQKYRRIPNVEEIARELKLDEEEVQETIKIGNSHMSLDAPLQQGEDSKLLDLLQDEDQELPDDGVMEISLQEEINQTLDTLTCREKEVIKLYFGIGEETAHTLEEIGQRFNLTRERARQIKEKALRRLKHSSRSQRLKVYRA
- a CDS encoding ParA family protein, which translates into the protein MKTISVLNYKGGVGKTTLTACAGQALALTGFRVLVIDNDPQHNLSFLLGADGKRPTIRDVYHGSIGIAAQQLLKSIIKTSLTNLSVVPSCSELCASDIKDPFLLKKCFVYSALDHLFDFILIDNSPGMDLLQESSIHASNEIFVPTELSPFAINGICEMRDMLTRRFPDGCSISKIIPNFYRNTKSHDAAIFDLEEYFPGKITQTAIPFDSVFDALVKERKILYLHRLSSKAAAYCIKLIHELFNLEEEATWQMVMEKRKENISAEARTRFLAHPLTKKKSSPQIAPKEPAAPPPLLSGPIDGQPL
- a CDS encoding spore germination protein GerW family protein — protein: MNLTDVIKTAMDQIQYIAKTETVIGEPIQSGNVTLIPVSKISVGFAAGGAGNESKAGSGAGTGGGINITPVAFITIVDDKVQVHPVSKSDPGLGKILALAPDLIKKVAAFMNMNKNEAKDKKEDKKH
- a CDS encoding right-handed parallel beta-helix repeat-containing protein, coding for MNTGTYPKDDPKYLWVIPSDENDGQGTFDRPFGRIAAALAKVKPGQVIVLKAGTYPGDVTVERSGIFDKPIYLVADKSAAVVVAAACWYFYDACDFIVSGITFKDSPLGSLALTGACERNRFEHLSFIDCGSRQKASCTMFFGGAGASCNMVEFCNFERSLQLSGNAGKKPDDIVVGLMISEGDSREGQPITNHVVRRNRFTNYDYGVLIGAEDATARQYGHIISFNTIENCGREGIMVKCGDTQVKGNVLTRCLCHSISVVTGEGSVVEDNRIVDCGIGIRVAGKGHTVVNNCIVRSSNEAICVMEKNGADGVASQNIFIEQNTCALWSQKAQPSLPAISIASGSSAIIKKNLFWGAGDPYRFTGAGNNKEKHLIFDNISTYGSTAPDGVTAGRFKLGSQEQDNFDNDSGYGASGWMCRPEPYDPDKEILNESLCGQSNTPNEMEYLEKDDERGNETGISGALLKSMFFSEDESRRNSSL